A single window of Acidimicrobiales bacterium DNA harbors:
- a CDS encoding pseudouridine-5'-phosphate glycosidase, with product MRHGDLDAVRFSEEVADALAERRPVVALESTVYSLLGLPAPHNAEALDRSLSVIRASGATPAVTAVVDGTVRVGVEVADHERILAADAKVAERDLPVAVGLDWPVGVTTVSASLAIAARAGIRVFATGGIGGVHRDVDDTGDVSADLGALARHRVCCVSAGAKSFLDLPRTLEVLETLGVPVIGFGTDHFPAFWVRSSGVPLSHRVDDPAAAAAIAAHATTGVLVANPCPEADALTAEVVDAAIAEALAEAEEEGVRGGAVTPLVLARVAAATGGATLPANVALVESNARLATLIATAPPLTD from the coding sequence GTGCGCCACGGTGACCTGGACGCAGTGCGCTTCTCCGAAGAAGTCGCCGACGCGCTCGCGGAGCGCCGCCCCGTCGTCGCTCTCGAGTCGACGGTCTACTCGCTGCTAGGTCTGCCGGCGCCGCACAACGCCGAGGCGCTGGACCGGTCCCTGTCGGTGATCCGTGCCAGCGGGGCGACCCCCGCTGTCACTGCCGTCGTGGACGGGACCGTCCGGGTGGGAGTCGAAGTGGCCGACCACGAGCGGATCCTCGCCGCCGACGCCAAGGTCGCCGAACGCGACCTTCCCGTGGCCGTCGGACTCGACTGGCCTGTGGGTGTCACCACGGTCTCCGCGTCGCTCGCGATCGCCGCCCGGGCCGGAATCAGGGTCTTCGCCACCGGCGGGATCGGCGGGGTGCACCGCGATGTCGACGACACCGGCGACGTGAGCGCAGACCTCGGCGCCCTTGCCCGACACCGCGTCTGTTGCGTGTCGGCGGGCGCCAAGTCGTTCCTCGACCTGCCCCGCACGCTCGAAGTGCTCGAGACCCTCGGCGTGCCCGTCATCGGATTCGGCACCGACCACTTCCCTGCGTTCTGGGTGCGATCCTCGGGCGTCCCCCTCTCGCACCGCGTGGACGATCCCGCGGCCGCAGCGGCCATCGCCGCGCACGCGACCACAGGGGTTCTCGTCGCCAACCCTTGTCCGGAGGCCGACGCGCTGACCGCAGAGGTCGTCGACGCGGCCATCGCCGAAGCCCTCGCCGAGGCCGAAGAGGAAGGGGTCAGGGGAGGCGCCGTGACACCTCTGGTGCTCGCCCGGGTGGCCGCGGCGACCGGCGGAGCGACGCTGCCCGCGAACGTCGCTCTCGTCGAGTCGAACGCCCGCCTCGCGACCCTGATCGCGACTGCGCCGCCCCTCACCGACTGA
- a CDS encoding methylated-DNA--[protein]-cysteine S-methyltransferase, producing MDDAVGTRVAVRTPPLIRGGDVTTVRTPAGPLSIAWDGEAVVAAGFTTDLDRLDVPDGPTEPVPDTVLDAVGRYFAGDVTAMDEVPVSQRGTPVQEEVWRALRSIAPGTVMSYGDVARAIGRPRAARAVGSACGSNHVALFVPCHRVVRSDGTLGGYGWGLDVKEVLLGVEATAG from the coding sequence ATGGACGATGCAGTAGGCACCCGCGTGGCCGTGCGAACCCCACCTCTGATCCGTGGCGGCGATGTCACGACCGTCCGGACGCCTGCGGGACCGCTGAGCATCGCATGGGACGGGGAGGCCGTCGTCGCGGCGGGGTTCACGACGGACCTCGACCGCCTCGACGTCCCGGACGGGCCGACCGAACCCGTACCGGACACCGTCCTGGACGCGGTCGGCCGCTACTTCGCGGGTGACGTGACCGCCATGGACGAGGTGCCCGTGTCTCAGCGGGGGACCCCCGTGCAGGAGGAGGTCTGGCGGGCGTTGCGCTCCATCGCACCGGGGACCGTCATGAGCTACGGCGACGTGGCCCGTGCCATCGGTCGTCCCCGCGCCGCCCGTGCGGTGGGTTCGGCGTGTGGATCGAACCATGTCGCCCTCTTCGTGCCCTGTCACCGGGTCGTCCGCTCGGACGGAACTCTCGGCGGGTACGGCTGGGGGCTCGACGTGAAAGAGGTGCTCCTGGGCGTCGAGGCCACCGCTGGCTGA
- a CDS encoding sigma-70 family RNA polymerase sigma factor, whose protein sequence is MSNDAALVDRVRAGDADAFGELYDTYADRIHSYCMQSLRSDADAADATQDTFLKAFDRLGQLRDPERLRPWLYSIARNEITNRGRARSRVVLDDDLLASEEADVADPSTGIARHELREIVWAAAESLTDRDRELLDLQLRENMDTDEMAEVLEVEPSHLHVLTSRMRDRMGKALGTLLVARLGRDDCDDLAALLADWDGRFDVDTRSRVTRHVNGCEICENTRGTVALPWQLMPAVLVVPAPAFLRDRVLAGALSAAGGGSSAGTGTSGGLAAGGGEPMSDLEIAAALLAQSGGGGRARRPRKRSGSALPGRPVHWLAIAASIVVIVVGFLLLTAGDDGGDDTTVSGAPTPTPTEVAPTTPTPTATPTPTDEPTPTPTPTPTTTPTEEPTEEPTEEPTVAATPTATTTPAPTAAPTPTATPTPTAAPTPTPTPTPTPRPTATATPTATPGGAVLNLSTATVTFNPISTTPRTVTLFNDGTAVATWAAGIDGLSAGAYNVAPTSGVLPPGQTATLSISGNPAGLAEGTHAAVLAVVAQGTTATANVVGTLEEPPIVTAGVNPVTSTICASAPAAIVATVSDENPGPLPPGIFVNGVLAGPMSGTYPNYSGTVTPGVAGSTISVRAVDARSNVGTASVPVVVLPC, encoded by the coding sequence ATGAGCAACGACGCAGCGCTGGTGGACCGGGTACGCGCCGGGGACGCCGACGCGTTCGGCGAGCTCTACGACACCTACGCCGACCGCATCCACTCGTATTGCATGCAGTCCCTGCGAAGCGATGCGGACGCAGCCGACGCCACCCAGGACACGTTCCTCAAGGCGTTCGACAGGCTCGGACAGCTCAGAGATCCCGAGCGGCTGCGGCCCTGGCTGTACTCGATCGCGCGCAACGAGATCACCAATCGGGGCCGTGCCCGGTCGCGGGTCGTGCTCGACGACGACCTCCTTGCGTCCGAAGAGGCCGACGTGGCTGATCCGTCGACCGGAATCGCACGCCACGAACTCCGCGAGATCGTCTGGGCCGCGGCGGAATCGCTCACGGACCGGGACCGCGAACTGCTCGATCTGCAGTTGCGCGAGAACATGGACACCGACGAGATGGCCGAGGTCCTCGAGGTCGAGCCGTCGCACCTGCACGTCCTCACGTCGCGGATGCGGGACCGGATGGGCAAGGCCCTCGGCACCCTCCTCGTCGCACGGCTCGGCCGCGACGACTGCGACGATCTGGCCGCCCTGCTCGCAGACTGGGACGGCCGTTTCGACGTCGACACGCGTTCGCGGGTCACCCGCCACGTCAACGGCTGCGAGATCTGTGAGAACACCCGCGGCACGGTGGCCCTCCCGTGGCAGCTCATGCCCGCCGTTCTCGTCGTCCCGGCCCCCGCATTCCTTCGGGACCGGGTGCTGGCCGGCGCCCTGTCCGCCGCCGGTGGCGGGAGCAGCGCCGGCACCGGGACGTCCGGTGGCCTGGCAGCGGGCGGCGGAGAGCCGATGTCGGACCTCGAGATCGCAGCTGCGCTGCTGGCTCAGTCCGGTGGCGGTGGCCGGGCCCGTCGCCCGCGCAAGCGCTCCGGGTCGGCACTTCCGGGCCGGCCGGTGCACTGGCTGGCCATCGCCGCCAGCATCGTCGTCATCGTGGTCGGGTTCCTGCTGTTGACGGCCGGCGACGACGGCGGCGACGACACCACGGTCTCCGGAGCGCCCACTCCGACACCGACGGAGGTGGCCCCGACCACACCGACTCCGACGGCGACGCCGACACCCACCGACGAGCCGACGCCGACCCCCACACCCACCCCGACGACCACACCCACCGAGGAACCGACCGAAGAGCCCACCGAGGAGCCCACGGTCGCGGCGACTCCGACAGCGACCACGACACCCGCGCCGACTGCGGCACCCACCCCGACGGCCACCCCCACGCCCACCGCGGCACCCACGCCCACCCCCACGCCCACCCCCACGCCGCGCCCGACCGCCACGGCGACCCCGACGGCCACCCCCGGCGGCGCCGTTCTGAACCTGTCGACTGCGACGGTGACCTTCAACCCGATCTCGACGACGCCGAGGACCGTCACCCTCTTCAACGACGGGACCGCCGTGGCGACATGGGCAGCCGGAATCGATGGCCTCTCGGCCGGGGCGTACAACGTGGCACCGACATCGGGCGTGCTCCCCCCCGGCCAGACGGCCACGCTGAGCATCTCCGGGAATCCCGCCGGGCTGGCCGAGGGCACCCATGCGGCGGTGCTCGCGGTGGTCGCCCAGGGCACCACCGCCACGGCGAACGTCGTCGGCACGCTGGAGGAGCCACCGATCGTGACCGCCGGCGTGAACCCCGTGACGTCGACCATCTGTGCCAGCGCTCCGGCTGCCATCGTCGCCACGGTGAGCGACGAGAACCCCGGACCACTTCCGCCGGGGATCTTCGTCAACGGCGTGTTGGCGGGACCCATGTCGGGCACCTATCCGAACTACTCCGGCACGGTCACGCCGGGCGTCGCCGGTTCAACGATCTCGGTCCGGGCGGTCGACGCCCGCAGCAACGTCGGCACGGCGAGCGTCCCGGTGGTGGTACTCCCCTGCTGA
- the upp gene encoding uracil phosphoribosyltransferase: protein MDVNVIDHPLVRERLTRLRKKDTKRPEFRRNLDELSAFLVYEAVRSMPVATIEIDTPLAPAKGVQVNEPPIIVPILRAGLGMLDGALSCLPNARVGFIGQKRDEITHMPHAYVNTVPHDLEGRRVLVLDPMLATGGSLLHTCHLLDDSNCGAITVVCCLVAPEGLDAVRDDGLAMSIFTASIDSHLNDKAFIVPGLGDAGDRQFGLN, encoded by the coding sequence ATGGATGTGAACGTGATCGACCATCCGCTCGTGCGCGAACGCCTCACGCGCCTGCGCAAGAAGGACACCAAGCGACCCGAGTTCCGGCGCAACCTCGACGAACTGTCGGCGTTCCTCGTCTACGAGGCGGTCCGCTCGATGCCGGTGGCGACCATCGAGATCGACACACCGCTCGCCCCGGCCAAGGGCGTCCAGGTCAACGAGCCGCCGATCATCGTGCCGATCCTGCGGGCGGGCCTCGGCATGCTCGACGGCGCGCTGTCGTGCCTTCCCAACGCCCGAGTCGGCTTCATCGGCCAGAAGCGCGACGAGATCACCCACATGCCCCACGCGTACGTGAACACCGTCCCGCACGATCTCGAGGGTCGGCGCGTGCTGGTTCTCGATCCGATGCTGGCCACCGGAGGGTCCCTGCTCCACACCTGTCACCTCCTCGACGACTCCAACTGCGGAGCGATCACCGTGGTGTGCTGTCTCGTCGCGCCCGAAGGACTCGACGCGGTACGTGACGACGGCCTGGCGATGTCCATCTTCACGGCGTCGATCGACAGTCACCTGAACGACAAGGCCTTCATCGTCCCCGGCCTCGGCGACGCCGGCGACCGCCAATTCGGCCTGAACTGA
- a CDS encoding DUF3796 domain-containing protein: MARIVDHLRPGSGEPRSLGWLGFLGFLGVTGFTTSPWFFAFFSFFAFFRYFLPRRTEHRL; this comes from the coding sequence ATGGCTCGGATCGTGGATCACCTCAGACCCGGCTCCGGCGAACCCCGGTCGCTGGGTTGGCTCGGCTTCCTGGGGTTTCTCGGCGTCACGGGTTTCACGACGAGCCCCTGGTTCTTCGCCTTCTTCTCCTTCTTCGCGTTCTTCCGCTACTTCCTGCCCAGGCGCACAGAACACCGCCTCTGA
- a CDS encoding methyltransferase domain-containing protein, producing the protein MTQPRTHADVLAETVEFAGRRVADVGCGAGELVRWLRERGADVVGVECGEIMRGRALEADPDHRDDYVDGVGQDLPLGDDSCDVVIYSYSLHHVPAQDMDAALAEVRRVLRPGGTLYVVEPVAAGPLHEVVKIIDDETEVRSLAQAALDRAVDSGFEAVADFRYTSETRMADAAAFAHVVVGVSPNRAERLAEHRDEFDRRFVEYGRPVDDGWAFEMENHVRVLRRA; encoded by the coding sequence GTGACACAACCACGGACCCACGCCGATGTCCTCGCCGAGACCGTCGAGTTCGCCGGCAGGCGCGTCGCGGACGTCGGCTGCGGTGCCGGCGAGCTCGTCCGGTGGCTCCGGGAGCGCGGAGCGGACGTCGTCGGGGTGGAGTGCGGAGAGATCATGCGGGGGCGGGCGCTCGAGGCCGACCCCGATCACCGCGACGACTACGTCGACGGCGTCGGCCAGGACCTACCCCTCGGGGACGACTCCTGTGACGTCGTCATCTACTCGTATTCGCTGCACCACGTCCCGGCGCAGGACATGGACGCTGCCCTCGCCGAGGTTCGGCGCGTGCTGAGACCGGGCGGCACGCTCTATGTGGTCGAACCCGTAGCCGCCGGTCCCCTTCACGAAGTCGTGAAGATCATCGACGACGAGACCGAGGTCCGCAGCCTCGCCCAGGCGGCGCTCGACCGAGCGGTCGACAGCGGGTTCGAGGCCGTTGCGGACTTCCGCTACACGAGTGAGACCCGTATGGCCGATGCCGCGGCGTTCGCCCACGTCGTGGTGGGCGTCAGCCCGAACCGGGCCGAGCGGTTGGCCGAGCATCGCGACGAGTTCGATCGCCGGTTCGTCGAGTACGGGCGCCCGGTCGACGACGGATGGGCGTTCGAGATGGAGAACCACGTACGCGTCCTGCGTCGCGCCTGA
- a CDS encoding phospho-sugar mutase codes for MDRELFAAAGDWMAVDPDPDTRAEVEALIAAGDEAGLADRFGDRLTFGTAGLRGEVAAGPNRMNRVVVRQAAGALGRRLPAASLVVIGFDARHKSDVFATDTAEVLAAQGHRAQILPGPLPTPVLAHAVLACGAAAGVMVTASHNPPADNGYKVYWGDGAQIVPPVDAEIEAEILAGGLPPLETGPPADGGGIERVGDQAIAGYVEAIAGALPGPAVEDLVVAYTPLHGVGEATLRRVFVATGLDDPRPTPSQARPDPDFPTVSFPNPEEPGAMDAVMAAADEAGAHLVVANDPDADRLAVAVQTPDGWRALRGDEIGTLLAHHLLSGLSALDRDRWAVATTLVSSSLLSKLAAAAGVTYVETLTGFKWIARAGDASGRRLLFGYEEALGYAVSDVVRDKDGISAAVVFVRLAAALHAEGRSPLDLLDDIYRDHGVHLTGQATLRFADIDIARDKIAGYRADPPAEIAGVAVDRRVDHLSDPPEGMIPADAIVVWLADGTRVAVRPSGTEPKLKTYIEVVVAVADGDLAAAHSVAQSRLDAVAAAMKQRFGGH; via the coding sequence GTGGATCGGGAACTGTTCGCCGCCGCCGGGGACTGGATGGCGGTCGACCCGGATCCCGACACCCGTGCCGAGGTGGAGGCGCTCATCGCCGCCGGGGACGAAGCGGGGCTCGCCGACCGCTTCGGCGACCGGCTGACCTTCGGAACGGCCGGGCTGCGTGGCGAGGTCGCCGCAGGACCGAACCGGATGAACCGGGTGGTGGTCCGCCAGGCGGCGGGGGCGCTCGGACGCCGCCTGCCCGCCGCGTCGCTGGTGGTGATCGGGTTCGACGCCCGGCACAAGTCCGACGTCTTCGCCACGGACACCGCCGAGGTCCTCGCCGCCCAGGGGCACCGTGCGCAGATTCTGCCCGGACCGCTGCCCACACCCGTCCTCGCCCACGCGGTGCTCGCCTGTGGCGCGGCGGCCGGCGTGATGGTGACGGCGAGTCACAACCCGCCCGCCGACAACGGCTACAAGGTCTACTGGGGCGACGGCGCTCAGATAGTCCCGCCCGTCGACGCCGAGATCGAGGCGGAGATCCTCGCCGGAGGTCTTCCACCGCTCGAGACGGGCCCTCCTGCCGACGGTGGTGGGATCGAGCGCGTCGGTGACCAGGCGATTGCCGGCTATGTGGAGGCCATCGCCGGAGCTCTCCCCGGTCCGGCGGTCGAGGACCTGGTCGTCGCCTACACGCCGCTGCACGGCGTGGGCGAGGCCACGCTGCGAAGGGTGTTCGTCGCGACCGGACTGGACGACCCCCGTCCGACTCCGAGCCAGGCCCGGCCGGACCCCGACTTCCCGACGGTCTCGTTTCCGAATCCTGAGGAGCCCGGGGCGATGGACGCCGTGATGGCCGCCGCTGACGAGGCGGGCGCGCACCTCGTCGTGGCGAACGATCCCGATGCCGACCGGCTGGCGGTCGCAGTGCAGACCCCCGATGGTTGGCGGGCTCTGCGGGGTGACGAGATCGGCACCCTGCTCGCCCACCACCTGTTGTCGGGACTCTCCGCCCTCGACCGTGACCGGTGGGCGGTGGCCACCACCCTGGTCTCCTCGTCGCTGCTGTCGAAGCTGGCCGCTGCGGCCGGGGTGACCTATGTCGAGACCCTGACGGGGTTCAAGTGGATCGCCCGCGCCGGTGACGCCTCGGGCCGTCGTCTCCTGTTCGGCTACGAGGAGGCGCTCGGGTACGCCGTGTCCGACGTCGTTAGGGACAAGGACGGGATATCGGCAGCGGTCGTCTTCGTGCGCCTCGCTGCGGCGCTGCACGCAGAGGGACGCTCCCCGCTCGACCTGCTCGACGACATCTACCGGGATCACGGCGTCCACCTGACCGGTCAGGCGACGCTGCGGTTCGCCGACATCGACATCGCCCGGGACAAGATCGCGGGTTACAGGGCCGATCCGCCGGCAGAGATCGCCGGCGTCGCTGTTGATCGTCGCGTCGACCACCTCAGCGATCCACCGGAGGGGATGATCCCCGCGGACGCCATCGTCGTGTGGCTCGCCGATGGAACGAGGGTGGCGGTGCGACCGTCGGGCACCGAGCCGAAGCTCAAGACCTACATCGAAGTCGTCGTCGCGGTCGCCGACGGTGACCTGGCGGCCGCGCACTCGGTGGCACAGTCGCGACTCGATGCCGTGGCGGCTGCGATGAAGCAGCGCTTCGGCGGTCACTAG
- a CDS encoding purine-nucleoside phosphorylase has translation MTEPFQLASEAADVLVDRLGPGHVAGIVLGSGWGDALDEIGTVVDELATTDLPGFPAPTVPGHHGRIVSASAGDRRVYVLQGRVHLYEGHAPAVAVHGVRTMAAAGISTVVLTNAAGSINPDFGVGTPVVLSDHINLTGTSPLVGPMPPAPHDFRFVDLIDAYSPRLRALATAADPGVGEGVYAGLLGPNFETPAEIAMLRTMGADLVGMSTVLECIAARHVGLEVMGMSLVTNLAAGLSDSLDHEEVLAAGQAAGGRVGAILRAVIDGL, from the coding sequence ATGACCGAACCGTTCCAGCTCGCCTCCGAGGCAGCCGACGTCCTCGTCGACCGCCTCGGCCCCGGCCACGTCGCAGGCATCGTCCTGGGTTCGGGCTGGGGTGACGCGCTCGACGAGATCGGTACCGTCGTCGACGAGTTGGCCACCACCGATCTGCCGGGCTTCCCCGCGCCGACCGTCCCCGGCCACCACGGCCGGATCGTCTCGGCGTCGGCCGGCGATCGCCGGGTGTACGTGCTCCAGGGTCGGGTGCACCTGTACGAGGGGCATGCGCCGGCCGTCGCCGTGCACGGCGTGCGGACCATGGCCGCCGCCGGGATCAGCACGGTCGTGCTCACCAACGCGGCCGGTTCGATCAACCCGGACTTCGGCGTGGGCACACCCGTCGTCCTCTCGGACCACATCAACCTGACCGGCACCTCACCGCTCGTCGGGCCGATGCCGCCCGCACCGCACGATTTCCGGTTCGTCGATCTCATCGACGCCTACTCCCCGCGGCTGCGGGCGCTCGCCACGGCGGCGGACCCCGGCGTGGGCGAAGGTGTCTACGCGGGTCTGCTCGGGCCGAACTTCGAGACGCCGGCGGAGATCGCGATGTTGCGGACCATGGGCGCCGACCTCGTCGGCATGTCGACGGTTCTCGAGTGCATCGCCGCCCGTCACGTCGGCCTCGAGGTGATGGGCATGTCCCTGGTGACCAATCTCGCCGCCGGACTGTCCGACTCCCTCGACCACGAGGAGGTCCTCGCCGCGGGACAGGCCGCCGGTGGCCGGGTCGGGGCCATCCTGCGGGCCGTGATCGACGGGCTCTAG
- a CDS encoding adenosine kinase, producing the protein MAVTGHRYDVVGIGNAIVDVISRESEDFITTWGLTKGAMTLVDADRSAELYSHMAPAIETSGGSAANTMAGIASFGRRAAYIGKVRDDQLGAVFRHDIRATGVAFDVAAGTEGLPTARCLIVVTPDAARTMNTHLGISQHLDPTDIDEELVATSKVLYCEGYIWDIPRTKEAIRHAIDVAHGEGNAVSFTLSDTFCVERHLPEWHELLDGPIDILFGNEAEFCVLTGTDDPAEALEKVRGRCDIVAMTRGARGSVIITTDETIDIEAAEIDGVVDTTGAGDMYAAGFLAGWTAGEPLKRCGELASLAAAEVIGHLGARPATPLDQLARDHLGVAVAVGRTR; encoded by the coding sequence GTGGCCGTGACCGGACACCGCTACGACGTCGTCGGCATCGGCAATGCGATCGTCGACGTGATCAGCAGGGAGTCCGAGGACTTCATCACCACCTGGGGCCTGACGAAGGGGGCGATGACCCTCGTCGACGCGGACCGCTCGGCCGAGCTCTACAGTCACATGGCTCCCGCCATCGAGACGTCCGGTGGGTCCGCCGCCAACACGATGGCCGGCATCGCCAGCTTCGGCCGTCGGGCGGCCTACATCGGCAAGGTGCGCGACGACCAGCTCGGCGCGGTGTTCCGTCACGACATCCGCGCCACCGGCGTCGCCTTCGATGTGGCGGCGGGCACCGAAGGGCTGCCGACGGCCCGCTGTCTCATCGTCGTCACCCCGGACGCGGCCCGCACGATGAACACCCACCTCGGTATCTCCCAGCACCTCGACCCCACAGACATCGACGAGGAACTCGTCGCCACGTCGAAGGTCCTGTACTGCGAGGGCTACATCTGGGACATCCCACGCACGAAAGAGGCGATCCGTCACGCGATCGATGTCGCCCACGGTGAGGGCAACGCCGTGTCCTTCACCCTCTCGGACACCTTCTGCGTCGAGCGGCATCTGCCCGAGTGGCACGAACTCCTCGACGGGCCGATCGACATCCTGTTCGGCAACGAGGCCGAGTTCTGCGTCCTGACGGGAACCGACGACCCGGCCGAGGCCCTCGAGAAGGTGCGCGGCCGCTGCGACATCGTGGCGATGACCCGCGGCGCGCGCGGCTCGGTGATCATCACGACCGACGAGACCATCGACATCGAGGCGGCGGAGATCGACGGCGTCGTCGACACGACCGGTGCCGGGGACATGTACGCGGCCGGCTTCCTCGCCGGTTGGACTGCCGGTGAGCCGCTGAAGCGCTGCGGCGAACTCGCGTCGCTCGCCGCCGCCGAGGTGATCGGACACCTCGGTGCCCGTCCCGCGACGCCACTCGATCAACTCGCCCGTGATCACCTCGGTGTGGCCGTGGCGGTGGGGAGGACCCGATGA